Proteins encoded within one genomic window of Dyadobacter chenhuakuii:
- a CDS encoding SGNH/GDSL hydrolase family protein — translation MKKLFLLIALAACNQHSPRWPDPKPKVPVYIPTAEDSAKTRGPFMRIHPMGRFPEMIYDNIERNPTLKIEEWLSSELPLADFGRMLKPGQEMEMIAFGGGLTAGVMNGGITRESQQTNYTNLLAHQMGIKNFAMPLFEKENYNGTGYCVYRNTESEYPQWDRVVNNTISVAPGSPPTMPRYPGKISNYGLFEGGTEWFVPGWGCENCDLTKFLVTRFDGHIPAEIPYNFVIVDEFFDSWMYGIQNTPRIDLFSYPFNGSIMNTGRIVDYAINYNFHGKKGVIFTIPRYQHLPYMNWYPMGKFKNVSISFDKNHVGDGAINPLKPFSLIPTAKLDAICKRSQNGFLVANFPDVEVIDAGETYESDPRLYYNQKIRDYAAEKDLAVVDLFDLYQRIYQGGYKTDDGIAIDGTAHGNFFSSDGIYPNPLGQAIIANEVIKAINNYYGAKIPLIDLKGFAKSVGPDKNFQ, via the coding sequence ATGAAGAAGTTGTTCCTATTAATCGCCCTCGCCGCATGTAATCAGCACTCACCCCGCTGGCCTGATCCGAAGCCAAAAGTGCCGGTTTACATTCCCACGGCAGAAGATTCCGCCAAAACGCGAGGGCCATTCATGCGCATTCACCCCATGGGCCGTTTTCCCGAAATGATTTATGACAATATTGAACGCAACCCAACACTCAAAATTGAAGAATGGCTATCATCGGAACTTCCTCTTGCCGATTTTGGCCGGATGCTCAAACCGGGACAGGAGATGGAGATGATTGCGTTCGGAGGCGGTCTGACTGCCGGAGTTATGAATGGCGGCATTACCCGGGAAAGCCAGCAAACCAATTACACAAATTTGCTCGCTCATCAAATGGGCATCAAAAACTTTGCGATGCCGCTGTTTGAAAAAGAAAATTATAATGGAACAGGTTATTGCGTATACCGTAATACGGAAAGCGAATACCCGCAATGGGACCGGGTTGTGAATAATACAATTTCGGTTGCTCCGGGCAGCCCGCCCACCATGCCCCGTTATCCGGGTAAGATTTCGAATTACGGATTATTTGAAGGCGGCACGGAATGGTTTGTTCCAGGCTGGGGCTGTGAGAATTGCGACTTGACTAAATTTCTGGTAACCAGATTTGACGGGCACATTCCAGCCGAAATACCCTACAATTTCGTAATCGTCGATGAGTTCTTCGACAGTTGGATGTATGGAATCCAAAATACACCCCGGATCGATCTTTTCAGTTATCCATTCAACGGCTCCATAATGAATACAGGCAGGATTGTGGATTATGCCATCAATTATAATTTTCACGGTAAGAAGGGTGTGATTTTTACCATCCCGCGATACCAGCATTTACCGTACATGAATTGGTATCCGATGGGGAAATTTAAAAATGTGTCTATCAGTTTTGATAAAAACCATGTTGGAGATGGTGCAATAAATCCTTTGAAACCATTTTCATTGATTCCGACTGCCAAGTTGGATGCCATTTGTAAAAGATCTCAAAATGGCTTTTTAGTCGCTAATTTTCCTGATGTCGAGGTAATTGACGCAGGAGAGACCTACGAGTCCGATCCACGACTATACTACAATCAAAAGATCAGAGACTACGCTGCAGAAAAAGATCTGGCCGTCGTCGATCTTTTTGATCTCTACCAGCGCATTTATCAAGGCGGCTATAAAACGGATGACGGAATCGCAATAGATGGCACTGCTCACGGCAATTTCTTTTCTTCGGACGGGATCTATCCTAACCCACTTGGACAGGCCATCATTGCAAATGAGGTAATCAAGGCGATCAATAATTATTACGGGGCAAAAATCCCTTTGATAGACCTTAAAGGGTTTGCTAAGTCCGTGGGGCCAGACAAGAATTTTCAATGA
- a CDS encoding phosphotransferase enzyme family protein — MIFPASYSTLCPSALAEFVAESYRLDNVDCSLLVRGVGDTYLINSLQGRFILRLYRSSHRSFSNVQAEVGLLFTLKHAAVPVSYPIIDRHGEAIQTINAIEGQRCAVLFSYAPGQAERTLNERQLYIFGQQMARFHKVSSALTLTGDRWTFDNNTTLFDPLVKLKAAFENDQESYTWLQNAARRVASHLASIDTSKFTSGYCHFDFLPKNMHLVGDSITFFDFDFMGRGWLMYDIASFWQHMAIEVYAGRMTQQAFDNNYTIFLSGYQSHRAISVQELAAVPYLSLGFWLFYMGFHTTHDQFYSFIQPAQLNVYVTFLKHLETKFWF; from the coding sequence ATGATCTTTCCTGCCAGTTATTCTACACTATGTCCGTCTGCATTAGCGGAGTTTGTGGCAGAGTCTTATAGATTAGACAATGTTGATTGCTCGCTTTTAGTCCGGGGTGTAGGCGATACGTACCTGATCAATTCGCTCCAAGGGCGCTTCATCCTTCGTCTTTATCGTTCGTCTCATCGGAGCTTCTCTAATGTTCAAGCGGAAGTAGGGCTGCTTTTTACTCTAAAGCACGCAGCAGTGCCCGTTTCATATCCTATCATTGACCGTCATGGCGAAGCTATACAGACCATTAACGCGATTGAAGGGCAAAGATGTGCAGTACTTTTCAGTTACGCGCCTGGTCAGGCAGAAAGAACATTGAATGAACGGCAGCTGTACATTTTTGGTCAGCAAATGGCGCGCTTCCATAAGGTTTCGTCGGCGCTGACATTAACAGGAGACAGATGGACTTTTGATAACAATACGACGCTTTTTGATCCGTTGGTCAAGCTAAAAGCAGCATTTGAGAATGACCAGGAAAGTTACACCTGGCTACAAAATGCAGCGCGTCGCGTTGCCAGCCATTTGGCTTCCATTGACACCTCAAAATTTACAAGCGGATATTGTCATTTCGACTTCCTTCCCAAAAACATGCACCTTGTAGGAGATTCAATAACATTTTTTGATTTTGACTTTATGGGGCGCGGTTGGTTGATGTATGACATCGCATCATTCTGGCAACACATGGCTATCGAAGTTTATGCAGGCCGTATGACGCAGCAGGCTTTTGATAACAACTATACTATTTTCCTTTCCGGATACCAGTCACATCGGGCAATTAGTGTGCAAGAGCTGGCGGCAGTCCCATATCTCTCGCTTGGATTTTGGTTGTTTTATATGGGCTTTCATACAACCCATGATCAGTTTTACAGCTTTATACAGCCTGCGCAATTGAACGTTTATGTCACATTTTTGAAACACCTAGAGACGAAATTTTGGTTCTAA